The genomic DNA GGCGACGGCAGCGGGTTCCAACTCGCAGGCGCGTGCCAATGCGGCAACAGCGCTCGGTTACGACGCGCGGGTCAACGACAATGCCGCCAATGGCACGGCCATCGGTTCGCGCAGTCAGGTACAGGCGCAAAATGCGGTGGCGCTGGGGGCCGGTTCGATCGCCGATCGTGCCAATTCGGTATCGGTCGGTAATGCCAACAGCGCGCGCCAGATCACGAACGTCGCGGCCGGCACGCAGGCCAACGACGCCGTAAACAAGGCACAGCTCGACGCGGTGGCGACGGATGTTTCCGATGCCAAGCACTATTTCAAGGCCGATGGCGCTGGCGACGGTAGCGATGACGCGGTTATCGATGGCAATGGCGCTATCGCGATAGGCAGCAGCGCTCAGGCTGTCAACAACGCTGCCGTGGCCGTGGGTGCGCAGAGCATCGCCGCGGGTATCGGCGCGGCTGCTTTCGGTCAGGGCGCTGTCGCGTTCGGTGATTCTTCGGTGGCGCTCGGCCAGGGCTCGGAGAGCCTTGGTTTCGGCAACACGGCAGTCGGCGCACATGCTTCGGCAGATGCCGACCAGGCGGCGACCGCCATCGGCGCGCTGAGCCAGGCATCGGGTACCGGCTCGACCGCGATTGGTGGCGGCACGATCGCGCTGGGCAATGGCAGTTTCGTCGGCGGCTTCGGTGCCGGCACCAACGGCGAGGCGAGCGTGGCGCTTGGCGCAAACTCGCTGGCCGTCAACGGCGACTTCGGCGTGGCACTGGGCGGTTATGCGACGTCGGTCGGCACCGGTGCGGTAGGTGTAGGCTCAAACAGCTTCGCCAACGGGCAGCACAGTGTTGCTGTCGGCTACAACGCCGCCGCCGAAGGCGACGGAAGCGTGGCGATCGGTGGTAGCCAGTGGACCGACACGAACGGCGATGGCATGCCTGGCGTCGGCGAAGCGACGTTTGCCCAGGGCACCAACGCCTTGGCCGTCGGAAACCTCGCCGGCGCAAGCGGTGCCGGTGCCATGGCTATCGGCGCCGGTGCGACGGCACTTGCCGCTGACGCGACATCGCTGGGTCGTGGATCGCTGGCCAATGGCGAGGGCAGTACGGCAGGTGGTGCGCTCAGTACGGCCGACGGTGCGCAGGCTTCCGCCTATGGCCATCAAAGCGCCGCTCTGGGCGATTATGCGACCGCCATCGGCGGCGGTAGTGCGGCGTTGGCACAGGGCGCCAGCGCGCTGGGCAATGGTGCGGTTGCGCTTGGCCAGTTCAGCGCCGCAGCCGGCTACGGTAGTACAGCCAGCGGCAACAACAGCGTTGCCTATGGTGTCGGTACGCAAAGTGCCGGCGATTCCAGTGTCGCCATCGGTGACTCGGCGCAGACGGTGAGCGGGCCATCCATCGCTATCGGCTCACACGCGTACTCAGGCGGCACCAATGTCGCCATCGGCGTCAATGCATCGAGCGAGGGTTTCATGGCGGTGGCCCTCGGCAACGGTGCCGTGACCACCGGCACGATGAATACGACGGTGGGTGCGCTTTCCAGGGCTACCGGTTTGTATAACGCCGCTTTCGGGGTCTTCAGTATTGCCGATGGTTACGCCGCCACCGCGCTGGGCTATGCCGCTCGCGCGGAAGGCAACAGCGTCACTGCGGTCGGTACGGGTGCCAATGTCAACGGCGTGTTCAGCACGGCCGTAGGCGTCAATGCTTCGTCCGTCGGCACCTATGCCACCGCCACGGGTTACAACACGGCGGCTGGCGAATCGGGCAGTGCGTTTGGCGCGGAAAGCTGGGCCCAGGGCAAGCAGAGCACCGCGCTGGGTTTCAACGCCTGGGGCGTGAGCGACAACGCCACCGCCGTCGGCGCCAATGCCTGGGCGCAGGGCGATAACAGCGTCGCGCTGGGCCAGGGCTCGCTGGCCGATCGCCCCAATTCGGTGTCGGTGGGTGCGGCACACGATTGGCAGGGTCTGGATGGCACGGTGTTCAAGGCCATCGATCGTCAGATCACCAATGTAGCCGCAGGGACCATGGGCACCGACGCGGTCAACCTCGATCAGCTCAACGCGGCCACGGGAAGCTTGAACCGCTATTTCAAGGCCGATGGTCTCAATGACGGCACGGATGATGCGCGGATCGAGGGCGAGGGCGCCGTCGCATCGGGCCAGAGGAGCACTGCCACGAATTTCCTGGCGAGTGCCTACGGAAGCGATGCGCAGGCAACTGGCCAATACGCTACGGCGATCGGTACCCAGACCCAGGCGTTAGGTGACGTATCGACTGCCATCGGCGCGCAGAGCTATGCCGTCAATCGAGGCGCGCTGGCGGTTGGTGGCTATGCAGGCGCGACGGGTGAATTGTCGACGGCCATTGGCGCCATGGCGCGCGCTTACGGTGATGGCTCGATTGCACTGGGAAGTTTCCTCAAGTGCCCCGATGGCGAAATATGCGCTTACGACGATGGCGCCCAGGCTTATGGACGCAACTCGATCGCGCTCGGTACGGTCGCCCTGACCGATGCCGACGACGGTATTGCCGTCGGCACCTACGCTTATGCGGGCGGCAAGGGCAGCGTGGCGCTTGGTGCGCAATCGGGGGCTTA from Dyella sp. GSA-30 includes the following:
- a CDS encoding ESPR-type extended signal peptide-containing protein gives rise to the protein MNKIYSKVWNRSLGTLVVASEFARASGKGGSSRRMRAAVGAIALSAAIAASGAQATTADATKEKKSTEASLQGVPDDNGSYADGGATVAARSATAIGNGAQAIADGSSAFGANARATKVSASAFGNNANAAQTNATALGANAQALQATATAAGSNSQARANAATALGYDARVNDNAANGTAIGSRSQVQAQNAVALGAGSIADRANSVSVGNANSARQITNVAAGTQANDAVNKAQLDAVATDVSDAKHYFKADGAGDGSDDAVIDGNGAIAIGSSAQAVNNAAVAVGAQSIAAGIGAAAFGQGAVAFGDSSVALGQGSESLGFGNTAVGAHASADADQAATAIGALSQASGTGSTAIGGGTIALGNGSFVGGFGAGTNGEASVALGANSLAVNGDFGVALGGYATSVGTGAVGVGSNSFANGQHSVAVGYNAAAEGDGSVAIGGSQWTDTNGDGMPGVGEATFAQGTNALAVGNLAGASGAGAMAIGAGATALAADATSLGRGSLANGEGSTAGGALSTADGAQASAYGHQSAALGDYATAIGGGSAALAQGASALGNGAVALGQFSAAAGYGSTASGNNSVAYGVGTQSAGDSSVAIGDSAQTVSGPSIAIGSHAYSGGTNVAIGVNASSEGFMAVALGNGAVTTGTMNTTVGALSRATGLYNAAFGVFSIADGYAATALGYAARAEGNSVTAVGTGANVNGVFSTAVGVNASSVGTYATATGYNTAAGESGSAFGAESWAQGKQSTALGFNAWGVSDNATAVGANAWAQGDNSVALGQGSLADRPNSVSVGAAHDWQGLDGTVFKAIDRQITNVAAGTMGTDAVNLDQLNAATGSLNRYFKADGLNDGTDDARIEGEGAVASGQRSTATNFLASAYGSDAQATGQYATAIGTQTQALGDVSTAIGAQSYAVNRGALAVGGYAGATGELSTAIGAMARAYGDGSIALGSFLKCPDGEICAYDDGAQAYGRNSIALGTVALTDADDGIAVGTYAYAGGKGSVALGAQSGAYGNNAVALGAFSIADRDNTVSVGSAGAERQITNVAAGTQDTDAVNVAQLKDATGSASHYFKANGNPDGSDDALADGQYATAAGSGSYAAGAGSSAFGSGAVALGEQSTSLGYGSVAMGDGSVAVGANAQSSASNATSVGSYASAGGASSVALGNSANASGISALAFGNNAVASGYQGVAIGDGSSATGTLSLAVGVTAKASGVGASAFGYLAQATQGNSTASGMWSAANGEFSSAFGASSWAATANTTSIGYNSWALSGFSTALGAQAKALDYYSTAVGGYSMAHADNSVALGYGSFTDRENSVSVGAAKDWTALNGTPLKAINRQIINVAAGTEDTDAVNVGQLNDAISGVGADMANVAKYDDASHGKLTFDAANGTTLSNVAAGAIRTGSMDAVNGGQLYDVGDQVAQMLGGGAAMTASGLMGPMYNIQGSTYYSVGDAFSAVDGKLGELDHRVGALEGGTVNDSAQSRPARTEAIAAAAPVQVPTPEAAPAASSGAAAASPAVVSNVAAGVANTDAANVGQVQEALVTAKNYTDATASQTLDQAKSYTDQKTAGLVSSGDFDAFKSDVNTRFNGLDTRLNRVGAMGSALAGMAGAIAAAPGNDNRVSAAVGGYRGQGALAVGYARRIPGNGAVLVGGTVSGGGESSGTVGVSFGW